The genomic interval tgatctcaCAGTCTTGAACTCAAAGTTGTTCTTTATAGCTATGTAGTAAAAAGACTTTGATACTATTTCCTTACTAGCAAACATATCCTTCTTTTTCAAATCAAATGTAGAAGACAAGCTACTAATATGAACATCCGTTAGGATGTTAAAATCATCATTaatgggagaagaagaagacataGCCCAGAAAAATTATCAAATCCACTATTGGAAACTCCTTCTCAAAGAATATCAGTGACATGAACAACTAATAGATGTCTTGTACTTTGTTCTTTAACTAAATTCAAAAACCAAGCAACATCGTTATcttcattaattttaatcacATTTCGAATGCTATTGATACCAAAATCCAATAAGATTGATAATTGTATTGAAGaaatagatgcatccaattgaattttctttaatatcaaATTCACAAAACTCTCAAAACACATAATCTCATTGACCAATATAGTCCTGTAATTCCAGTAATTATGTTTATCATCCCACTGCCCATTATGAAACACCACTACTGAAGCTTAATCATATTTCCAAATCACagtaagaaacaaaaattaaacttataacatTGATAGATTAGTAGAATAAATAGAAAACagtatttatcaatgatagattaaTATAATTGATACACTATGATATGTATCTATCATCAGTAGACTATCAGTGATAGGAAGTTCATGACTAATAACATCAGTGATAGGAATCAGGACTACTAATATCAGTGATAGGAAATTCATGactaattggaaaaaaaaaaattaaacataaactaAGTTACAAAGACTGGAAGGAAAAATTAAAGTAGATCAAACGTGTAGAAATCATCAAATCGACTACTAACATCAGCATACTTCAATTAAAATCAATGAAAAACCTAAAAAAGTACAAATCgccaaaaatctaaaaaaaaaacctagatGAAATCAAATCAAAAACTGAGGAAGAAACCTAGACATGGGAGAAGAACCGCACGAGAAAAGGATGAAACAATACAAAATCGTGAGTAAGAAATACCAAATTGTAAGCAAAAATACCTAATCGAACGTAGAAATACAAAATCGTGACCAGAAAACTAATAAATCATTCCTCCCATAATCGTTACTCTCAGAATCGAGCGGTGAAGAATGAAGAAGACATACCTGGAAAACGCACATTAGCTCGACCAAAAAAAAGATAGATGAAAAAGAAGCGGGAGACTGAATAGCTGAAATAGATGAAGAAGACAATGAAGTGACACgatgaaaaaaaacaaatctaaaacgaagaagaagacgtGGGAGAAGAAGGTTATTTtaggaattaaaaaaaagtaaacgtATTTGCCAAAAATATTCCATAtatgcaattaatttaaaaaaaggatatatagttatttatttattaaaaaaatggccacaaatttccttaaaaaaatttctacaAATACTAAAAAGTAGAGTTGGTAAACATTAGACTACTCTATTCGacaaaatgagttttttttttttttttttttttttaccgttTATAAGTTGGGAGAATCAAATCTTTAAAATCAAAGTTAATAGTATAAGTTTTATGTCAATTGAATCATGGTCATTCTTACCGATGAAAGAAGTTAAAGATTGTTATATAAATTAaacccctaaactttcataaattaatgaatttagaCTCTTAGTCATAATTTTCTTTCAGAATTATTCATGCATTTAATCTAATTGTTCATTTTATAAAACATTCATGTGAAGAAGTATACACGCATTTGAGAATCAATGCATGGAAGAAATTAATTGACTTATAAAATTTGTGAGAGTTCAATTGATTCAAATAATATGTTTCACATGATACAAGTAAAACAAAATCTGAAAGAGGGtgtgtaaattgatacattcaTGAAATTCATGTttgaaattgatacaattattagtttaggctccatttggtaacaatttgattttttgcttttgtttttgaaaattaagcttatttcattcacatttccTACAATTGTTTGCATTTTTATTAAGTAatatggttgaattcttaaccaaattctaaattccaaaaacaaccttttgaaaattacttttttttagttattaaaatttgatatgattttttaaattattggtgaaaagtagataacaaagaaaaaaaattggaggtggaagtagtatctatagacataatttttaaaaacaaaaataaataaaataattactaaacgagATCTTAACATATTAATTGATATcgcgaagaagaagaaaaaaagttaCAAATTGATATTCCCTAAAGTAAAATTCTTGCACAAAACCATAAATTATCTCTATAATGACTTTTGCAGACCTTATTATGTTCAAATCAAATGTTAATGACCAAACATGCatactttattaaaaataaatgtacTCCATTTGGCATCATTTACAATAATGAACgtattattttgatatattatGTATAAATATCTTTACCCAAGTGGGGGAAAATTCATGTATCCCCACTTTCACTTATGTCGTGCTAAAACAAGAGTCTCCCCAAAAGTCCAATTTTCCTATAAAATGCCAATATGAATCGGCCCATCACAGCCTTTTCACTCTCCTCACGGGAACAAAAATCAAATCGCATCGGAAATGGCGATTAATCAAACCTTGCTACCACTTCTAGCCTTCTTGGTACTATTCCAAATACTCATAGACCAGAGTTCGGCGGCGGCGGCGCCTCCAACGGCACCCCTGTCGGCGGCAGCAAGTGAGTATCTAGAAGCCCACAACAGAGCAAGGGCGGAGGTGGGGGTGGAGCCACTGCAATGGAGCCAAAATCTGGCGAATCTTACAGATCGACTGGTACGATTCCAACGCAACCAAAAGGGGTGTGGGTTCGCTGAGCTGAGCGGCAGCCGGTACGGCGGAAACCAGATGTGGGCAAGGGGACAGATACTGACGCCGCGGGCGGCTGTGGAGGGATGGGTTAAAGAGAAGGCGTTTTACAATCACACGAGCAACACGTGCGTGGGGGATCACCACTGCGGGGTTTATACTCAGGTGGTTTGGCGGAAGTCGGCGGAGGTGGGCTGTGCTCAGGCCACATGCCGGAAGGAAGGGATTAGTTTGACCATTTGCTTCTATAACCCGCCGGGCAACGTCGTCGGTGAAAGTCCTTATTAGATAATGATCAACCCTTTTCTTTTTGCGTTTTTAAATGTGAAAGTAAGTTAAAGGATGAACTTGTTGGAATGTAATCTGACGTCGTTTAATAAATGCTTTGTTGAATTTTCTACTTTACTCTCCATAGCTAGTGTTGGTTGTACTTAAAATCGTGTGGTATCTatctcaaaaataaataaatgaataaaatggTTTGGTATGAACTGTGTCACCCtcatttaataactatttaggGTGTTTGAAGCGTTTAATTGGGATAGAATGTATGGATTTCATATATGTTTGAAGTTGATATGTCTATTTGGGATGCAGAGTTAATTCATATATCTAAATATTCTGTGCAGttttttaactctaaataatatatttttactatttttattttgtaatttttttcttttaattgttaaaactttttttttttttttttgcaatgaacaacaattaatccattacatttttttataaaaatatggttaaataaaatgagaaagaaatcaaaattttttattcataatttttctccatgaatttcattatcatcttctttttcttcttcaataatttttttttaattaaatctctctcatCATCTTAGTAGTCGATGGAACGTCACcatatttcttcaacaatttcattttcaattacTCTAAATTCGAAGGATCATTAGAGAACAAATctatatttttcactaatttttgctagaaaatattttaggaaaaaaaataattttatgtttttttatacGTTACACacttttcaattatatatttacttttcatctaaatattcttaacactcattttatatgtgaattcaattaaataaaaatatgttttacatttttttacgtataaatattgcacttaatgtagacaaaataatttttttatataatcaataacCCCATAACATACTTatagaggtggttgtcgaagccccGAGTGGGTCGTTGAAGTTGCTCGTTCAAAGGTGGTCATtgaaggtgttcttcattggAGTTTGTAGCCGGAGGTGGTTATCGGAGCTTGAAATTGGTCATCAGAGTTGGTAGCGTGAAGATGGTCGTCAAATTTGAGTCaacgaaggtggttgtcagagcttAGAATTGATTGTCGGGGTTGGTCGCGCGAAGGTTGTCGAAGCCCGGAGTTGGTCGTCAGAACTGTCATCGGATGTGGTTGTCAGAGCCCGGATTACATTGTCGAAGTTGTCATCGGTGGTTGTTAGAGCTCGGAGTTGGTCGCCGAAGttttcatcggaggtggttatTAGAGCTTGGAGTTAGTTTCCGGAATGTGACAGTGGCCGATGGGTGAAGCCATTAATAAAAttggaagaagggagagttggagtgagttggtaaaatatactaactcaactccaccaacatttaaagttggtgagtCAAAtaatgagttggtatattataccaactcaactcaactcacgTTGGTAAGCCAAACACCCTCTTAGGATTGacttttatcatttgaaatttttatttattgaaacaGTTTCCACAATTAGAATTCTCCCCTTCAAATTTACATCTTTGCTAGGAAGCGAATTAGTTTCTGTATATCAAAATTTtgtctataaaaaaaaaaaacaaactctaaaagtaattttgttttcttatttcTACTTGTTCTAACATGATAAgataatttgtaaatattatgCATTGTGTGCATGGTAAAATGTGAAGGGATTTGAATTCCCTAAAGTGGAAGTAATTGAATGTGTTGTGTCTTGATTTTGTTTTACAGAACATTACAATGCAGATGGACGGAAACAtggataaacaaattaaatcctAATCATACTTCTATTGGAAAATTAAAGAGGAAAAGAGGGAAAagataacatacctttgaagaatgtttcttcattttttctctTCACAACCAAGATCACAAACCAATCTCCTTCTCATGAACACAAGAGAAACTTCACAGCAACAATATCATTgggaacaccaccacaaaatcTTCCTCGTTATTCTCAAGAATGAGAATCAATAGAGAGGTGTGGACTTCTATGAATTAACTTTGTTAAAGAgaggagagtttttggatcagAGATTTACATAGAGTGATTAATTGAGAGGAAGATGGATGATgaagataatgaaaaaaattgaatttgtagGGACCGTTTGGGGCAAGTACtatcctaagactataataaccactaCTTGGTACAGTAAAAACTATTTTGTAATCATCAATTAACTacagtcaacactatttcaaaactctcatttgctacaatatttactatttgttacagtttttattattttacattcatcattttttttattatttgctaccgtgtttactatttcattctcaaactaaaatagtttacacctcaaccacatattattataactcaaacttaaataaattacactccaaacacaaactatcataaccaactataataatctaggactataataaccaacttcttGCTTCAAACACCCCCTTAAtgactaattaaaaaaaaaatcttaatgaCTGAGAGAAAAGGGGACTTGAGGAGAGTTATCAAAATAATTCCCTCccctttttaattttcaaaaattcaaaactaaattttaattttatatatatatatatatagtctaatttaatatatatcatattaaattatatgttatatcacatataacatataacttatagtttatagTTTATCATTTcatcatataacctatagtattaatataaatcatatacatattaattttaacctatagaattaatatttgaatcatattcaaatatttatttctcttattaaaactttatattataatatatcatatacattatattaattgtatcttatacaattaattcctttgaattaatttcaaattaatccaaaattaatttaattcctATTAAtctttattgagctaacaaggggaccttatggatctatagattgaagcttcaatgatacttgattaattaactaaactctttaattaaattaatcaattttcattaaatactagtcactccattaaaaaccaacagctgcactcttcgcactatagatatatttctttgtccattagatataatcaatcaacagcgcgttgactcttcacaaattgctcgtaaataaagttgagtcaaaattaccattttcccttgtagttacatctaacttcttaagtaccattgatccctctaatgaacaattattatagtccaactataactgaaaccttctcgagccaagagagggtgtggtgccacattgttcaatacTCAGAAtctattgggattgatgccctaaatctcgtaggtcctatagtttgtaattgtaaagtataaacaatttatttatttaataaaatatgaggtgTTTTATTCGACAATTAGTAGCATTAcacacaaaaccaataaactaacatccaaggttatcttctgtagcttaaacgtGTATGTAGACACATACAggcggatcatgtttaagtaataacctaaatggtttgtagtagatggataagactggtaccttatcctagtgacactatgaatacaactcgctttatagatgttacaattgttgtaaagttctataaatgattcgattctgatcattcatatagagacatgtgagtaggggtattctatacaaagaggtTTGTATAATACTGAACcataaaatgattagtctcagtATATACagtcgttaatagtagagacttatatttcaccatgataaccataggtgacatgacctaaatcctaagtgagttgtaaactcctatctatgaaagcggtcctttaatttgtatgggtgagagtggtaaaattgtcgactcaatatgctcaccattttagggattcatctgattgtgGAGTTGgaaacacagttacacaagatagaattcgctccttccctatgtcggggtaagtagataaattgcttccttaagggctgattccagggtttgaacaatgtggtgccacaccctctcttgacctgagaggggtttggtcatagttggactatgacttattgttcattagagggatcggtggtacttaaggagttagatgtaactacaggggcaagaCGGTAATTTTGGcgtagttgtacttacgagcaatttgtgaaaggtcatcgcactattgactggttatatccaatggacacataaatatatctataatgcaaagaatgcaactgtcggtctttagtaaagtgacgaacagttaatggatgttgagtaatttaattaaaagagtttaattaattattcaagtaccattggagcttcaatctacagttaataaggtcccctctatagctcaactgggattattgagaattgatTTTTGGTTGTTCAAactaattaagggaattaattatatgtgatataattgtatttgatatattatagtataaagtttattttgagaggaattaaatatttgaatatgattatattatatttgatataatataaactatagattatgtattatattttgatataacatatagttatataataatttagttattatatttttattaattgatctATTAGTTGATCtattaatcaaaatttggaATGAAACAAACTCACATTTTAACATAATGAGAGGCAAAAAAAAATGGCTTGATGTGAGTGAGTCATTGGGCATATCGTAGTGAGTGTGGACATGAaaaagttgtattaaaaatgGAAAGAAGACAACATATAATAAGCCCACTTCAGCCATCTTGCAGCAGATGaagatttttataatatatttgtgtataTAATAATACATATCCTTTACATAGGATCTTCAACTTTTGTCGttctaataaataattcatCACATGACTGCAGTCAGTACTGTGTTTCCTAATTTTCATATCTTACTAATTTAATAATATCTCGATAAAGGGTGTTTATCTActcaattttttctttccttcagTTCAACATGGTGGAGATTCAAACTACTCTTCTAAGTACATGATATacgatacatatatatattatgtcaaATTGAATTATACCCATTTTAACGAttaataatcaatttaaatcttactcttttttcataaatttcaaaattacataTGTTGACATAGGCATACATGACACACCGACAAAATAATACTAAATTATTGCTAAActaattagttattttttaaaatttaaataactaaaatatacatattgaaaattttaagtatTAAACAAACTTAGTGacgaaaataattatatttcgAAAGCTTTAAATATATTAGAAATAGAcctttcaaaaatttattttaaaattataagctTAACACATTAAGTTTTGATaaacatttgatttttcattttaaaaaattaaatttataaacactattttcaaGGTTATTAGTTTCTTTGTTATGCCATCTActtttaaagaaaacaaaatcaaaatccatacaaagtttttaaaactacactattttattttattttatttttcaaaattagattAAGAATTTAAATGTAAAGATGAAAATCGTAGTAATAAAAATAGTGAGACAACCCTCACAAGTTAATGGTTATCcaactaaactttaaaaatgaaGATGTCTtaactaaaaaattttaattagttaaaattaaccttttttttctcaaaatttcaaatatgcAAATAGAAATGCATAGATAATTAAACCATCTCtaaatagaagtctattctcCACATTGATAACAGTTTGATCAAACAATTTCAAGCTCAACAAATTGAAGGGAAGATACTATAGACATTTCAAGTTCAAAATACATCAAGTCCACTTTTTTGTATTCTCAGATGCCGTTGCTTACAGTTCTTCTATGTACAAATGAGAAATCAAATTCAATGCACAAAAATTTTAGCATCTGAGTTGAtcccaaagaagaagaaaatgcaaGCAAGTAAATTAGAGCATCAGCTCCTTAGAAATCAGATACCTGAAAGTGTAACTTGTAGGAATCCATTCGACATTCTTCCGAGGATTCCCGAGCTGTGACCGTTTGACACTCTTTCTCAGAGATTCAGGCAAGCTCTTGAGAATCATCTCCATCAGCCCAGATGAACACAGACCAGTGTCCTTTGCGAATGACTCAATGATCTTTGGAAGAAGAATCTTTTGATCCTTTCCTACACCGAAGGTGGCTCGAATGTACTCGTCCTTTGCAGTTTCCAGTTCTTGAAACACTCTTTTAGGTGTATAAACACGAACCtgaaacaatattaaaaaatttatgaaaccTTCTAAGCGTGTCTGTTCATGATAAaatgaactttaaattttacgGTTGAAACAGCATATGTCACAGTACAACAAAGAGAAACA from Benincasa hispida cultivar B227 chromosome 10, ASM972705v1, whole genome shotgun sequence carries:
- the LOC120088462 gene encoding STS14 protein, encoding MAINQTLLPLLAFLVLFQILIDQSSAAAAPPTAPLSAAASEYLEAHNRARAEVGVEPLQWSQNLANLTDRLVRFQRNQKGCGFAELSGSRYGGNQMWARGQILTPRAAVEGWVKEKAFYNHTSNTCVGDHHCGVYTQVVWRKSAEVGCAQATCRKEGISLTICFYNPPGNVVGESPY